The nucleotide window ATTCTCAGGGTAATGTTTGTGATGCTGATGATGACAACGATGGTGTTCCTGACAATCTGGACGCTTTTCCAACGGATCCCACTGAAACACAGGATTCCGATGGTGACGGTGTCGGTGATAATGCGGATGTCTGCAAATTTAACCCAAATACGTCTACCGATGCCAGTCAGTGTGCCTTCCTGGATCTTGGTCCTATCCTGGAACAGGGTATCACGTGGGCAGAGTCCCGATTTGAGTGGGATGGACAAGCGGATGTATTGCAGTTCAACTACGGTACCTTGCAGTGGAACAGCACGCAGGGCACGACTACCGATGATGAGTATGTTTTCCACGAAACCAATCTGACCTGGGATTTACAAGTACCCACCACCAACTCGGTGATGTTTGATACGACGGGTGCAGGGGGTTGGGTAGCGCTGGGAGACAATTTGAAAGTTCAGAGTGTCAGCACCAGTCAAAGTACGGCCGTTTTGGTTAAAACCGATGCGTCAAGTAACATCTTTGAGCAGCTGAGCATCAACATGTTTGAGCTGGACATAGCGGGCAAACCATTGACCACGTATTTAGACGCCAACTGGCGCGGCAGAGTCAGCGATGCGGTTAATTTCTCAGCGAATGCCAAGGCCTATGGTTTGACATATACCAATCTCAGGGATTCGTACAGCATCTGGTGTGATCAGCAAGATACAACAGTTACCGGTGATACCTGTGGGTACGTTCAAGTTAACTTTACAACGGTACCGGTTGCAGCCACCGCTTTATCCGAACTGGTATTGTCCACCACAACCCAAAACGGTGCTGCCAATACAATTTGGGGAATTTCCGGCGGTCCGAATGGGTGGATTGGCGTAGAGTTACTGGGCAGTACGGTGACTCCCGGATCCAGCGGAACCACCAACTTCTTTTCGGTAGACAATTTGGGAACGGCAACTCCCATCGGTACCGCCGGTACCTGGTCGGTGGTGGCCGTCAACGGTGTGAACTTCCTTGAATTCGCCATACCGAATGACATCTTGGTAATTGCTGATATGAGAGAAGAAGAGCAGAACCGGTTCTTCGTAGAGTACAACAGTGGCACCGGAGTTTATGTTCGCCAGGGCGGGAAAAGCGCAACCGGCACCGGTCTCTCTCCCAATGTCGTGATGTTAATGTACGGACCAAATGCCAAAGCTGAACTTCTGGCCGCCTATGGTCCCGGCAATGGTGTTGCGCCTACGCCTAATCCTGATGACAGTGATGGTGACGGTGTTGTCGACAGCCAGGACGCGTACGTCAATGATCCAACCCGCGATGCAGATACTGACGGTGATGGCATAGCGGACGCAGTATACTTCGTGACAGTTGACGGTGTTCGTACGGATCTGATTGACGATGCTGCCAGTGACTCGGACGATGACGGTGACGGAATTGCTGATGCTGCCGACACTTGTCCATTGACCGCAGACGCCACCAATAATCCGGCAGTATGTGACAATAGTGCGATATTGGGTGTTCATCGCTTAACAGCCACTATATCCGCTTTGTCCGATACCAGCACAGGATTACTGGCTAACCAATGTTTCGGTAGTGAAGCGGTTGGTGATTCCGAGGTCGAGTATCTGAGTTTTGAAGATGCAGGTAATGGCCGGGTGCTAATCAACGCTGAAGTGTTTGGTTCATACAATGGACTGACCAATGTGTTGACTATCACCAACTCGGAAATCCGAGATGAATGGATTCCAAGTCTCAACGGTGGACTGGGTGGTACATTAGAAATTACTCAGGCGTTTTCCGCTACCATAAACGTTGATACTGTCAGCGGCACATGGACAGGTGCATTCTCTGAGACTTCCACCGGAACCGACGCGGTTTCCGGCGACAGTCGAAATTGTCTGCGATCCGAAACTTTGGCCGGGGCATTCACATACTCACACACGGGGTCTGAGGTCTACAATGGTTTGTATGCGGTGGAGATGGGTTTTAACGAAAACGGCATGCAAATGAGGGATTCCACAGTGGTACAACTGGAAGTGAATCCAGTGGCCGGTACGGTTGTCGCTCATACAGTGGACCTTGAGGATCCAAACCAAACCGTGTTGTCTGAGAATGAAACTTCCACATTCAACCCAATGACGGGTCGGTTTCAACTGAACGGAGATAACATTTATCATCGAGCCGAGCCGGATGGTATGGGTGGAACTACAGATATGGTTATTTGCGAAGAGGAAAGAGTTCGAGGCCTTTTTGTGGATAATCCCGCAACAGCTGCGCCCGGTGCGGTGATGCTTTGGGTACAAACAGAAAACCGCAACCGTCAGTACATGAACACGACGGATCCGGCAATCTGTGCGTCTACAACGATGCCGAGCAGTGAATGGAACAGCGGTGGTGAAGGTTACGGTAAACTGGTTGGTACGACAGGCTTTACCCGAGTGGTCTCCACGTCCTCAGGCGCGGGAGTTACGGACGGCATTTACCTGGGTCTCCAAAATCCGCCCGTGAAACCGGCCGCAGCAGGTGGCAAGTTGTGGCTGCAGGTTTTGGATGGTGCAACCGAACTGTGTTCCGCTGCTTATATCAGTGAGCCGGGAATCAACGGACGCTATGTGGACCAGCAACGACTGCCAAACCCGGACCGTACCGTTCTGGCATTCCAAAGCGGGCCCTACAGCTTCATCAACTGTAATACCGATGATCCGACTACGGGGGCGGACCGTGTAGTTCACGGTACCAGTTATACTGTCAGAGTGTTGGATGCAGGGGGTGATGGCGTTAAGAACACCACATCCTCAACCGTAGCGAATGATGATGCTGTTGTGTACTCCAGCTCTGTCGCCGCAGAGGTTTCCATCAGTCGATTTACCAGTACGGTTGATCGCATTACTGTCGATGTGAACGGCGCTAAAGGTTCTACGACTCAGGCAGGGGGAAGAATACCTCTGTACGGATACTTTAATCCCACTACATCTTTACCGGTAAGCTGGGTAGGTATCAACGATGGTCAAACACGCTATCAGGTTCGGGTTGAGGAGTCGGAAGGAACCCTTCGCAGACGTATGGATACTCCCGATGGTGCGACGACTTCGGTTGTTTTACCCGCCGGTACTTTGAACCCATGGGATGCTCATACCGTACGGATCACCGCTTCAAAATCTGACGGTGTCGGTTCAGTAGCTCTGAGTCACAGTCAACGACTGGAACTTCGGGCAGGTGTGCATGGTTTGATTAATGTTGAAACCAATAACGCAGACCCGGCCGCCGGTGTATTTCAAATCTATGTTCAAGCGGGTATAGATGGCGGTGTTTGGAACTGCACGGTGGTCAACAGGCCATTCCAGTGTAACGGCGGCAATTTGGATTCGTTCAACGATACCCTGAATTTGAATATGAACGATGATGCAAACGGAATGGTGACCGGTGTGCCCGGCAATTCTTTCAATCTGATTATGCAGTGGACCGACAGTGCCAATGCGACGGTAACGTCTTATCCGGGTAGTACCACGGGTGCCGCCAGAGTAGTGACTCCGGAGCTGGGAATTGCCTCACGTGTCACTAACGCAGGTGAAAGTACACATATATCCATGAAAAACGCACTACCCGTGTACAATACGGCTGTGTTAAACAGTGTCGGTAGTACAGTGTTGGATTCGGTTACGTCGGCTGTTTCGTGGAATCTATGGAATATGGACTTCCCGATGGTTGTTGACTCCTTTGTCCAATTGCCGGTTGACGGACTACAGGCGCAAAGAGGCAATACCTATGTCAACTACAACAGCTTGAACAATGGTGGGCTTGGATTGCTGGGAACGGATACATACCTTGTGACCTTAAGCGGCTCTTTTGACGGCTCTCCTGATGCAATCTTTGAGTTGCCGTATACACCGCCGGCGAGTGTTACCGAACCGGCCGTACTGAAAGCCGACATGTTGGTGAACAGCACCGCAGTGACTACCACAACTGCGGCTGCACCGTTGGTTATCACAGCAGCAACCGGAGTGAGTGTGACTTGGAGTACGGCAAGCTCCTTCCCCACAAGCACCCAATGGCAAGTGATGTATAAACAACTCGATGGTGTGACCTTGTTACCCATGCCACACTACCAGATCCGTACACCGAGATATGTGAACGGAGCCGGTGTTACGCTGACCGCCGGTGCTACCAACGATTGGAGCCTGGATGCAGTGGAATTCCTGCCGGTCGGATTGTACGAGTTGCAGGTACGTTCATACTCCGCCACAACGGATGAGCAGGGGATAGGGCAGAAAGTGTTTATACAAATCACCCCATAAACTGCACAACCTTAGTTAAAAAAAATCCCCGGCTGGTCCGGGGATTTTTTTTGTCGGGCGCGTTCTGTTTAATTGAACCCTTACGCCATACCCGATACCACACACACTCTAAACCGTCGTAGGTGCGGTGTTGGCAACTTTCAGTATCTGCTTGCTTTAACGGGCGGATTTTATAATCGCTTCAAACTCCTGTTGCAGTTGTTCCTTTGCCGATTCCGGTGCATAGCCGGTGGCCACCAGCCAGCAATGGCGGGTCTTAATAATTGCCAGGGGAGTTGCCAGCGTAATGGTAACGTTGCCGGCCGGTATATTGCCACGCCAGAACTCAATGGTGCCTTTTCCTTTTCGCGTGGTGATTTGACGAGGTTTGCTCAACTGTTCCTGACCGGCAGGCAGGGCCGCGCTCAGCGTACCTAAACCTCTTGTACGGGTGGTGGCCATAGAGTGCATAAAACCACGATAGCAATCCAAAACAATGCTGGCGCCGGAGATATTGTTGGATGTGAGAACACCAATGGTGTTCTCCGAGTTTGTCGGCAGTGGGCCGCTTTTCCAGCCATTCAATAAATCCAACGTTAAATGCGCGTGCGTGAATCTTCCGCCTTCATCCGGGTTTGCCATGGGTTTC belongs to Gammaproteobacteria bacterium and includes:
- a CDS encoding thrombospondin type 3 repeat-containing protein encodes the protein MTIPRFGLRIATKKISVLLVSVLVLAGCGGGGGGGSSPPQTTMGGGSVKGPLANAQFALYEFDSVFINFQAQSPVASGRTNAQAAFQLGLPTSSVNPPYILVFTADASTTDLMTGARPIITNMKTVVTQDMLDSGKNLYATPLTTLAVDVAIKNSLSNRAPYSNDEAYTNATTVQERFLAALPIAAGEVKSTLGFGLDENIDIYTTAPLVDSDTTSLESQTQTAKYRGAVEAFAAVVDQLQGQVSGTIAPVDTDTIVEALVADLADGQIDGTDVDGNSIVILPVEVRATLENTDPQQLMIPGTSTTVAQIEAVLASETSQTGNSTVDTTNLSDSTIDTSTEPAQTNPDRDGDGVVNSDDAFPDDPAETKDTDHDGIGNNTDTDDDNDGVADGADAFPLNSAESGDLDGDCGTIATQTTTSGNGCGDNSDPDIDGDGVDNASDAFPRNASAQNSNDSDGDGWDDNLYDNNVGLVDLPAPVDSDGDGIPDVDQNGVELDTDRDGDGVSNSLDALPDDSTETSDNDGDGIGNVADTDDDNDTVLDVNDAFPFDPNESVDTDHDGVGNNADPDDDNDTVLDVNEALGCELLRDCDGDGRTDNVDAFPGNNTEWVDTDGDGIGNNADTDDDNDTVLDVNDAFPLDPTRSTLDTDTDMDGFPDSIDNCLNDPNPLQQNLDGDLLGDVCDTDIDGDGVANDVDAFPYNPNESVDTDGDGVGDQSDNCPNAANPVQRDLDGDTLGDACDSDIDGDGVANGADAFPTNPNEFLDTDGDGIGNNSDTDDDNDGLSDTAEATLGTNPLLVDTDSDTVNDGTDNCPLDSNSDQLNTDGDSQGNVCDADDDNDGVPDNLDAFPTDPTETQDSDGDGVGDNADVCKFNPNTSTDASQCAFLDLGPILEQGITWAESRFEWDGQADVLQFNYGTLQWNSTQGTTTDDEYVFHETNLTWDLQVPTTNSVMFDTTGAGGWVALGDNLKVQSVSTSQSTAVLVKTDASSNIFEQLSINMFELDIAGKPLTTYLDANWRGRVSDAVNFSANAKAYGLTYTNLRDSYSIWCDQQDTTVTGDTCGYVQVNFTTVPVAATALSELVLSTTTQNGAANTIWGISGGPNGWIGVELLGSTVTPGSSGTTNFFSVDNLGTATPIGTAGTWSVVAVNGVNFLEFAIPNDILVIADMREEEQNRFFVEYNSGTGVYVRQGGKSATGTGLSPNVVMLMYGPNAKAELLAAYGPGNGVAPTPNPDDSDGDGVVDSQDAYVNDPTRDADTDGDGIADAVYFVTVDGVRTDLIDDAASDSDDDGDGIADAADTCPLTADATNNPAVCDNSAILGVHRLTATISALSDTSTGLLANQCFGSEAVGDSEVEYLSFEDAGNGRVLINAEVFGSYNGLTNVLTITNSEIRDEWIPSLNGGLGGTLEITQAFSATINVDTVSGTWTGAFSETSTGTDAVSGDSRNCLRSETLAGAFTYSHTGSEVYNGLYAVEMGFNENGMQMRDSTVVQLEVNPVAGTVVAHTVDLEDPNQTVLSENETSTFNPMTGRFQLNGDNIYHRAEPDGMGGTTDMVICEEERVRGLFVDNPATAAPGAVMLWVQTENRNRQYMNTTDPAICASTTMPSSEWNSGGEGYGKLVGTTGFTRVVSTSSGAGVTDGIYLGLQNPPVKPAAAGGKLWLQVLDGATELCSAAYISEPGINGRYVDQQRLPNPDRTVLAFQSGPYSFINCNTDDPTTGADRVVHGTSYTVRVLDAGGDGVKNTTSSTVANDDAVVYSSSVAAEVSISRFTSTVDRITVDVNGAKGSTTQAGGRIPLYGYFNPTTSLPVSWVGINDGQTRYQVRVEESEGTLRRRMDTPDGATTSVVLPAGTLNPWDAHTVRITASKSDGVGSVALSHSQRLELRAGVHGLINVETNNADPAAGVFQIYVQAGIDGGVWNCTVVNRPFQCNGGNLDSFNDTLNLNMNDDANGMVTGVPGNSFNLIMQWTDSANATVTSYPGSTTGAARVVTPELGIASRVTNAGESTHISMKNALPVYNTAVLNSVGSTVLDSVTSAVSWNLWNMDFPMVVDSFVQLPVDGLQAQRGNTYVNYNSLNNGGLGLLGTDTYLVTLSGSFDGSPDAIFELPYTPPASVTEPAVLKADMLVNSTAVTTTTAAAPLVITAATGVSVTWSTASSFPTSTQWQVMYKQLDGVTLLPMPHYQIRTPRYVNGAGVTLTAGATNDWSLDAVEFLPVGLYELQVRSYSATTDEQGIGQKVFIQITP